The following proteins are co-located in the Camelina sativa cultivar DH55 chromosome 12, Cs, whole genome shotgun sequence genome:
- the LOC104731256 gene encoding putative lipid-binding protein AIR1B: MVSRNMMKNTIALVLTINLVFFGFTVAQAPPPQAPTCPRDIQACVNVLGLNVFINPRSVSQCCTLVAGLDASVASVCLCNAVRVNILNLVSVTVRLGQLLNTCGVNPPAGFRCA, encoded by the coding sequence ATGGTTTCAAGAAACATGATGAAAAACACGATAGCTCTCGTCCTCACCATCAACCTCGTCTTCTTTGGCTTCACCGTGGCCCAGGCTCCACCACCTCAAGCTCCGACGTGTCCCAGAGACATTCAAGCTTGTGTCAACGTGCTTGGCCTCAACGTGTTCATCAATCCTCGAAGTGTAAGCCAATGCTGCACTCTCGTGGCTGGGCTTGATGCCTCTGTGGCCTCTGTATGCCTCTGCAATGCCGTTAGAGTCAATATTCTCAATCTAGTGAGCGTCACTGTGAGACTTGGTCAGCTTCTTAATACCTGCGGTGTCAATCCCCCAGCTGGTTTCAGATGCGCTTGA